The stretch of DNA AGCAAAGGAATTCTGAGCAAGGCTGATGCCGAGACATGGTTGGTTCTATTTCCCGAAATGAAAAACGCTATGGATCTTTGGTTTGGTGCCAATCCCAAGGCTGAACGAGCGAGCCAGCAAATGGTGGTGTATGAAAACAATACTGCCCCATGGGCTGGCGGTAATGATTATTTCATCATCGATATAGAATACGACAACCATATTGGTGCGCGGTTTGATTTGGTTGCACTGCGATGGGATTCGAATTCGACTGCCCGTAAATTACATAAAGAGTTTATTCCCAGATTGGCAGTCCTTGAACTGAAAGCGGGTGACGGAGCTTTAAACGGTAAAGCCGGCCTGCGTGATCATTACCAGCAGTGGGAAAAATTCTTTTCCGATGCTAACCAACTTAAATCATTCAAGCAGGAAATGCTCAATGTTTTCAAACAGAAGCGCGAACTAGGTCTTATTCCTGCATTGGCAGACAATAGAAATGCAGTCGACAGGGTTGCGGATGATATAGAAGTTATCTTCCTGTTGGCTAATCATGATCCGGCAAGTCGGAAACTCAAGGATGCGGTGGAAGAAATCTATGAGAAACAAATGACAGGCAAACCCAAATTCAAGGTCTGCTTTGCTAAATCAACCTTTATGGGTTACGGCCTTTACTCTCATAACATCCTTTCACTTGAAGCCTTCAGAACGAGACTTGGTCAAATTGAAAAGAAAATCGTATAACCACCGCCGTGTGGATGGTCTAGAATATTAATTACCGTGGGAGCGGCGAATTCGCCGCTCCCACCTTTGCGAACTTAGCGACTTCTGTTCAAATTCTTAGATTCGTTCATACAAAGCTGTTTCAAGGAAATACTCGATGAAAATACTCGGAATATGTGGGAGCCCCCGGGGCACCAAAAGCCAAACCCGCGCCTTGCTTGACGCGCTACTGGCTGAAGCCAAAACCAAAGGGGCCCAAGTCGAATTCGTTGATCTAGGCAAGGTTCGGATCGGGTTCTGCCAGGCGTGTGAAGCCTGCCATAAGGGGCCTGACTGTGTCCTGAACGATGATTGCCGGCCTATCCTGCGTCAGATGCTGGAGGCTGATGGGATCGTGCTGGCATCCCCAGTCTATCTCGACCACGTTACCGCCCAAATGAAGGCGCTTCTTGACCGGACCAGCCACTTTGTTCACTGCCTGCGGCTGACCGGTAAATATATGGCCGCGCTGACCACCAGCGGCGGAGGCGGCGGGGAGGCGACGATGGCGTTCATGAAGAGGTATGCCGTAACGGTAGGCGCGCAATTCGTGGGCAATGTGGATGCCCGTGTTCCGCTCAAAGATGCCGATTTTGCTTCGGCCCGGGAGTTGGGTTCCTCCATTGTTGCCGCGATCTCGTCGAAACAGTCATGGCCGGATCAGGCTCAAGCGATTGAGTCCCAGCGGATCCGTTTCTGCAATCTTATTTCATTCCACAAGGATCAATGGCCCTACGAGTACAAGTACTGGCAGGATAAGGGCTGGATGTAAGGTCATGAAAATCGGCATCCGCATACCCTCATTGACCAAACGCATCGCCGCCCGCACGTCCTGGAAACGCATTGTGCGCAACCAAATGGGCCTGAAAGCCCCCCGTGGCTGGGGTTGGCTGACAAATCCCCGCAAGGCCGCCTATAACCGGATCTACAACCGCACCACCATTGACCTCTTCGCGCTGGGGCGGCACAGCCGAAAATCCGGCTGTCTGGTCACGCTTACCCTTATAGGCGCGCTCACCGCCATGGCCGTCTCCGCCGCCGTCAGATAATCTAATCTTCACCCTCTCCCCTCGAGGGAGAGGGTGGGGGTCCACCGCCCACTGTCCTCTGCCTACTGGCATTTCCCCCAATTCCCCGGACAATCACTTTCCATGTTGACATATTCGCTATTCGCGAATAGCGTATATGCATGATGATCAAGCCACAAGACATCCTTGTAGTACTCAAGTTACTGGCGAAAGAATGGCCGGGGAGTTTTGCCTTGCTTGGCAAGCAGTTAGGCATTAGCGCCTCTGAAGCCCATGCCGCCTTTCATCGGGCCCGCAGCGCAGGGCTGATCCAGCCAGCAACTTACCAGCCCAACAGATCTGCCGTGGCGGAGTTTATGATTCATGGTCTGAAGTATGTGCTTCCCGTTCGACCAGGGGGACGAACCAGAGGTATCCGTACAGGTTTTGCCGCTGCCCCGTTATCCAGTCATTTCCGGGTCTCGGATGACGACCCGGATATTCCCGTTTGGCCGGACCCGGACGGCGAGTCAGCTGGTTTGGAAATTCGCCCCCTCTGCCGGTCGGTCACAGTGGCGATCCGGCAGGATCCGGCACTTTATGAGTGGCTTGTGCTCGCTGATGCCGTGCGTGGGGCAGGACGTGCCCGCGAGCGGGAATTGGCTGAGAAAATGATTCGCGAACGATTGGAGTACTATGCGCCCCGTTGATATTCAGGACTTGTTCAATGTTTCACGACGATTAACTCCCTCTTCCTGCCGTGTCCGCCGTAGCCAGGCGAATGCCTGCGAAGGAGGAGGAGGGGAGCCGCCTATGCCGGTAGGCTACGTCGGCCAAGGAGGGCAGGGGTGAGGGTGGATTATCGATCATGCTTGATCATGTGCTAAAACCTATAAGCAGAGTTTTAGCAATGTGTTATTCAAATCAAAAATTGACGGATATTATTCATTGAAACCCCGTGCAAAGCACAGGTGGCGTTCGCCGTTACAACTCTTCGAAGTAGCGGACCTTCGCTACGTAGTAGAGTCCCCGGCCTGCGCCACTTCCAGAAGTGGCCACCCGGATTGCCATGGTGCACGCGGAATTACTGTTGATCCACCCCTTCAGGGATGGAAATGGACGCGTGGCGCGTTGGGTGGCCGCCCTGATGGCGGTACAGGCAGGATACCCC from bacterium encodes:
- a CDS encoding flavodoxin family protein translates to MKILGICGSPRGTKSQTRALLDALLAEAKTKGAQVEFVDLGKVRIGFCQACEACHKGPDCVLNDDCRPILRQMLEADGIVLASPVYLDHVTAQMKALLDRTSHFVHCLRLTGKYMAALTTSGGGGGEATMAFMKRYAVTVGAQFVGNVDARVPLKDADFASARELGSSIVAAISSKQSWPDQAQAIESQRIRFCNLISFHKDQWPYEYKYWQDKGWM